The Podospora pseudopauciseta strain CBS 411.78 chromosome 2 map unlocalized CBS411.78m_2, whole genome shotgun sequence genome has a window encoding:
- a CDS encoding uncharacterized protein (COG:S; EggNog:ENOG502QQ2I), giving the protein MGKNRNRNKNGGGGNNQGGNNFHQGNNSHQGNSSHHGSNSHQDNNSNHGNNHHNVNKNNHNNKQNSGRNGKWNNKWNRNHGNNQNGNGNNNQNGNNSNTGSQNGNRNNNNNQIGNWNNSNNQTGPWKKRRQQYWQLIAGAEHVGQSQVFSMFLCHSIRIGLLAQSYATVCHATGGYKSTDEFITKHRAQIHDCELFCVQGRFQDPSITPHSLADKIEQLLEQHAAFIYEQWILHDHLTHYPGFRMEDFLAYIRGFSTYSWEPVINAEGAQGNDTDEDVVMVDDGSSHTIYLAQLCKFAPLPYLTVRFGLVDPDVSGHSFM; this is encoded by the coding sequence ATGGGGAAGAACCGCAATAGAAACAAGAacggtggaggtggcaaCAACCAGGGGGGTAACAATTTTCACCAAGGTAACAACTCTCACCAAGGTAACAGCTCCCACCACGGCAGCAACTCTCACCAAGATAACAACTCCAACCAcggcaacaaccaccacaacgtTAATAAGAATAatcacaacaacaagcagAACAGCGGGCGTAATGGAAAGTGGAACAACAAGTGGAACAGGAACCACGGCAATAACCAGAATGGCAATGGCAATAACAACCAGAACGGTAACAACAGTAACACCGGGAGCCAGAATGGCAACAGGAATAACAACAATAACCAAATTGGAAACTGGAataacagcaacaaccagaCCGGGCCCTGGAAGAAACGGCGTCAGCAATACTGGCAGCTCATTGCCGGAGCAGAGCACGTGGGTCAAAGCCAAGTGTTCAGCATGTTCCTGTGCCATAGCATCCGGATAGGTCTGCTAGCACAAAGCTACGCAACCGTGTGTCACGCAACCGGAGGCTACAAGTCCACAGATGAGTTCATCACCAAGCACAGAGCCCAAATCCACGACTGCGAGTTGTTTTGCGTCCAAGGCCGGTTCCAGGACCCGTCCATCACACCACATTCCCTCGCCGACAAGATCGAACAGTTACTGGAGCAGCATGCGGCATTCATTTACGAGCAATGGATCCTGCACGACCACCTAACCCACTATCCTGGCTTCAGAATGGAGGACTTTCTCGCTTATATCCGGGGCTTCTCTACCTACTCCTGGGAGCCTGTCATCAACGCGGAGGGTGCGCAGGGAAATGATactgatgaggatgttgtcATGGTTGACGACGGGAGCAGTCATACAATTTACCTCGCCCAGCTTTGCAAATTTGCGCCGCTGCCTTACCTCACTGTCAGGTTTGGTCTTGTTGACCCGGATGTATCGGGGCATAGTTTTATGTAG